From the Thermococcus sp. genome, the window GAAGAGCAGGATGAGGGTCAAGCCGAGGGACGTTGACATAGAGGAGAAGGTCAAACACCTCCGGGAGCTTGAGAGGCTTTTGAAGGAAGATGGGGCCGTTAAGAGCGTCCAGATTCGCTACGAGGACGGAAGCGGCGAAAAGATACTCCTCACCAACGAGGGGACGAGGATAGAGTGGGACTACAACTACCTCTACCAGGGAACCTACGTCACCGGAAAGGCCGACGGAAAGCTGGCCATGGCCAGGGACAGCATCGGGGCCGTTGACTACGGCTGGGAGCTCATGACCGACCACGAGCCGAACGAGAAGGTGACCGAGAGGCTCCTCAGGAAGATGCACAGCCAGCTCAAGGGCGTTGCGCCAAAGCGCGGCGAGTGGCCGATTGTAGCTGGCCCGATAGTCGTCGGCATCATCGCCCACGAGGCACTCGGCCACCTCGCGGAGGCTGACCTGACGATAAACTCGCCCTTCAAGGACCTCATCGGCAAGCAGATCGCACCGGAATACGTCACGATGAGCGAGCGCCACGTTGAAGGTGGCTTTGGAAACGACCGCTATGATGATGAGGGCGTCCCTGTAAGGGACATACGCATCATCGAGAACGGCATCCTGAAGGAGATAATGCTCAACCGCGAGTACGCCCACAAGTGGGGCATGACTCCAAACGGACACGCGAGGGCTGAAAGCTACCGCTACCCGCCGATAATCAGGATGAGGAACACTGTCTTCGAGCCCGGTGACCACTCCTTCGAGGAGCTCATAGAGGACATCAAGTTCGGCTACTACGTCGTTGACTTCAGGGGAGGCCAGGCCCAGCTCAACAGCGCCTTCCAGGTCGGCGTGCAGGAGGGCTACGTCATCAGGAACGGCGAGATAGCCGAGCCGATAAGGGACACGTCCATTACCGGGGTTGCCATAGAGGCGCTGAAGAAGATAAGCGCCGTTGGAAAGGACTTCGGTCTTGAGGTCGGCTTCTGTGGAAAGGGACAGACGGCCTTCGTCAGCTCGGGCGGCCCGCACATGCGCTTTGACGGAGGAATCCTCATCGGGTGAGGTGGTGAAGATGGAGGAACTCATAAGGTACGGCGAGAAGTTTTTCGATGAGCTGGAGATTGCCCTTTACCGCTCCAAGGACGTCAGCGCAAGCGTCGAGCTCAACGAGATTTCAATGGCCTCCACGAGGAGCGGCGCGGTAACGATAATCCGCGGGATCAAGGACAAGCGCCTCGGTTTGGCCATAGTCGACAGCGACGAACCCGGGAAGATTAGGGAGGCGATAGAGCAGGCGGCAAAGATGGCCAGACTCAATTCCCCGGACGAGAAATGGGTCTCCCTGCCGGAGCCGGGGAAGTACAGGGAGAAGCCAAGGCCCAACCACGAGCTGAAGGAGGCCTCCCCCGATAGACTCGTCGAGATGCTCGTTCATGGAATAAAGCTCGCCCGCGAGAAGGACGAGAACGTCATCGTGGCAGGCGGCGAGGGCGGTGTTTCCTGGGAGGAGAGACACATACTCAACTCCCACGGGATAGACGTCTTCCAGGAGGGCGGGGCCGCGTTCCTGTTCCTGGAACTGGTCGGCAGGAAGGGCGATGTCGTAACGCCGGGAATCTTCGACTTCGACGCGCGCAGGGACTTAAACCTCGACGTCGAAGGAGTCGTGGAGAGGGCAGTCCAGAAGGTCAAGTGGGCGTACAGCGTCAAGGGGAGCAAGAACGAGGAAGTGCCAGTGATCCTCGGCCCCTGGGCGATAGCGGGCCTCTTCAGCTATGCCCTCTTCCCGGCCTTCAGCGGTGAGAGGCTCGTCAAGGAAACGACACCTCTGGCAGGGAAGGTCGGAGAAAAGATAGCCAGCGACGTGCTCACGATGTACGATGACCCGTTCCATCCCCTCGCCATTGAGCCGGTTATAGCGGACGGTGAAGGGGTGCCGACGAGGAAGAACGTCCTCATCGAGAACGGGACATTCAAGGGCTTCGTCTGGGACAACTACTGGGGCAAAGTTTACGGCACCGAGAGCACCGGGAACGGGAAGAGGGATCCCAGAACCGGTGGAATAAACATCGGGTTCCACAGCATGGTCATTGAGAACGGCAAGCGCTCGCTGGAGGACATGATCTCCGAAATCGAACATGGCTACTTCGTGGACGGCTTCCAGGGTGCGCATTCAAGCAACCCCGACAACGGAAACTTCGCGGTGACTGCAAACCCTGCCTTCCTCATCGAGGACGGGGAGGTCAAGGGCGCGAGCGTCTTTCTCATAGCCGGCAACGTCTACGAACTGCTGAAGAGCGCCACCGAGGTAACCAAGGAGCAGACCGTAATGCCCTTCATGACCACTATCATAACGCCCTTCATCAAGTTCGAGAACGTGAAGATAGCGGGGAAGTGACTACCCTTTCTCTATCCATTTTTCTATCGGAATAGGGTGAATAACACGGTCCGCGACTTCCAGCTTCCCCTCTGGATATCTTTCCCAAGTGACGACCGTCAATTCCTCAATTCCTGTCTCTGCAGATGCTTCAATGAGTGCCGACAGCTCCCTTTCCCTGTTCTCAGGATGGAGTTTCCACGAGACCTGTATCAGCTCCTCTCCGGGGATTATGAAGTCAACCTCCCTGCCACTTCCGGTTACGTAGAAGAAGATGTCCTCGTTTGGCCTGAGGCCGCGTTTGAGGAGCTCGGTGAATACGAGGTTCTCCAAGAGTCTCCCGCGGTCACTAACTCCGAGAACCTTGAGAAGACCGTTGTCAACGAAGTACGGCTTGAATCCAAGGAGTTCTTTC encodes:
- a CDS encoding TldD/PmbA family protein, translated to MEALEKALRWAEENLKADYIELRYENLRKTTLALKDGVFTSFTGKLNRGVAIRVLADGAWGFASTSDLSNLERKIEEAYKLAKAAAETKKEKIELAEIKPVEDFVKSRMRVKPRDVDIEEKVKHLRELERLLKEDGAVKSVQIRYEDGSGEKILLTNEGTRIEWDYNYLYQGTYVTGKADGKLAMARDSIGAVDYGWELMTDHEPNEKVTERLLRKMHSQLKGVAPKRGEWPIVAGPIVVGIIAHEALGHLAEADLTINSPFKDLIGKQIAPEYVTMSERHVEGGFGNDRYDDEGVPVRDIRIIENGILKEIMLNREYAHKWGMTPNGHARAESYRYPPIIRMRNTVFEPGDHSFEELIEDIKFGYYVVDFRGGQAQLNSAFQVGVQEGYVIRNGEIAEPIRDTSITGVAIEALKKISAVGKDFGLEVGFCGKGQTAFVSSGGPHMRFDGGILIG
- a CDS encoding TldD/PmbA family protein; its protein translation is MEELIRYGEKFFDELEIALYRSKDVSASVELNEISMASTRSGAVTIIRGIKDKRLGLAIVDSDEPGKIREAIEQAAKMARLNSPDEKWVSLPEPGKYREKPRPNHELKEASPDRLVEMLVHGIKLAREKDENVIVAGGEGGVSWEERHILNSHGIDVFQEGGAAFLFLELVGRKGDVVTPGIFDFDARRDLNLDVEGVVERAVQKVKWAYSVKGSKNEEVPVILGPWAIAGLFSYALFPAFSGERLVKETTPLAGKVGEKIASDVLTMYDDPFHPLAIEPVIADGEGVPTRKNVLIENGTFKGFVWDNYWGKVYGTESTGNGKRDPRTGGINIGFHSMVIENGKRSLEDMISEIEHGYFVDGFQGAHSSNPDNGNFAVTANPAFLIEDGEVKGASVFLIAGNVYELLKSATEVTKEQTVMPFMTTIITPFIKFENVKIAGK